The Streptomyces tendae genome has a window encoding:
- a CDS encoding helix-turn-helix domain-containing protein, whose product MSHINVLDPGASPLDYYGFELRRHREAAGLTQRQLGDIVNYTGSLVGQIETARKLPTQEFSERVDAALGTGGLLSRLVALVMRSQLPGWFQQVAELQARASTIYCFEMGLVPGLLQTEAYARAVLGVLDRQNLEDRTAVRLARQGIFTRAEPPVFWAVLSEAVLLQETGGPGTMRGQLAHLLSLESDPCVNIQVLPFSAGEHAGLQGSFDIYRFASDPAIVYTEGYGSGHPSAHLDTVKDCSLRYDHLQAAALPLKDSAELIRRVMEERYGDQLA is encoded by the coding sequence GTGAGCCACATCAACGTCCTGGACCCGGGCGCGTCCCCGCTGGACTACTACGGCTTCGAACTCCGCCGTCACCGCGAGGCGGCGGGGCTGACCCAGCGGCAGCTCGGCGACATCGTCAACTACACGGGGTCACTGGTCGGCCAGATCGAGACGGCCAGGAAGCTGCCGACGCAGGAGTTCAGCGAGCGGGTGGACGCGGCGCTGGGCACGGGCGGCTTGTTGTCCCGCCTGGTCGCGCTGGTCATGCGGAGTCAGCTGCCGGGGTGGTTCCAACAGGTCGCGGAGTTGCAGGCGCGGGCCTCCACCATCTACTGCTTCGAGATGGGTCTCGTGCCCGGACTTCTGCAGACCGAGGCGTACGCGCGGGCCGTGCTGGGAGTGCTGGACCGGCAGAACCTTGAGGATCGCACCGCCGTGCGACTCGCCCGCCAGGGCATCTTCACGAGGGCGGAGCCACCCGTCTTCTGGGCGGTTCTCAGCGAAGCGGTCCTGCTCCAGGAGACGGGCGGGCCTGGGACCATGCGGGGTCAACTGGCGCACCTGTTGTCCTTGGAGAGCGACCCTTGCGTCAACATCCAGGTGCTGCCGTTCTCGGCCGGGGAGCACGCCGGGCTGCAAGGCTCGTTCGACATCTACCGCTTCGCGAGCGACCCGGCCATCGTCTACACGGAGGGGTACGGCAGTGGGCATCCCAGCGCCCACTTGGACACCGTCAAGGACTGCTCGCTCCGTTACGATCATCTCCAGGCTGCCGCACTTCCTCTCAAGGATTCGGCGGAGCTGATCCGGCGAGTGATGGAGGAACGCTATGGAGATCAACTGGCGTAA
- a CDS encoding DUF1992 domain-containing protein: protein MTERKPPGVDFESWVDKQIRDADARGEFQHLEGVGKPLPREVESTYDELWWVKRKMAREGFSVLPPTLALRKEAEDALEAALAAPSERIVRKILAEINAKISDMMFKPPPGPPLGKKPYDVEDVVSRWRERRAASDGREAQDRGDGQDRGNGQDRGNGRGPT from the coding sequence ATGACCGAGCGGAAGCCACCCGGCGTCGACTTCGAGAGCTGGGTCGACAAGCAGATCCGTGACGCCGACGCGCGCGGGGAGTTCCAGCATCTGGAGGGCGTGGGCAAGCCCCTGCCGCGCGAGGTCGAGAGCACCTACGACGAACTGTGGTGGGTGAAGCGGAAGATGGCCCGCGAGGGCTTCTCGGTCCTGCCGCCGACACTGGCGCTGCGCAAGGAGGCCGAGGACGCGCTGGAGGCCGCTCTCGCGGCCCCCTCGGAGCGGATCGTGCGGAAGATCCTCGCGGAGATCAACGCGAAGATCAGCGACATGATGTTCAAGCCGCCGCCCGGCCCCCCGCTGGGCAAGAAGCCGTACGACGTCGAGGACGTCGTAAGCCGGTGGCGGGAGCGCCGGGCGGCGTCGGACGGACGGGAGGCCCAGGACCGAGGGGACGGTCAGGACCGAGGGAACGGTCAGGACCGAGGGAACGGGCGAGGACCGACGTGA
- a CDS encoding bifunctional glycosyltransferase 87/phosphatase PAP2 family protein — MANAEHGGRPAEPFGATAVGGTRARMRAARLGLWLIAAVLAARQVALVLTTPSGERLTDLETWVGPAGVLHVSGSLYDSTEFTGTPFGGLVLKPLTRSAEETLGWGWTFGTLLLVVALALIAARALPQPVGRRTALLAAPVAVSLLMLSLPVRNTLWLGQTSIIPVLLVLLGCFVARGRRAGGVLVGVAAALQPTLLLFAPLLWFTGRRQAATTTAVTFASATALAWAAMPQDSTTYWVHHLAGVGLGGPADALANQSLHGALLRLGLEGPLEIAVFLLLGAAVVALGMRRAVRYARDGQLLLAVGITGCAAIAVSPTAWQHQLLWVLLTVVGRVGKRARDRLVWPVAVVLVMTLPAKMMLPNMAFLYPLRDNVVLLAALAAATAVPFLARTSPYFRDPEPTPYAPPVPARFAFVPLLPFLRRVLIRPNLLLELLLIRVTYAGYAKVRLAATGGSNSAGRARAEEHGRQILDFERVLHLDIEHAVNHAVVKVGWLREFFDFYYTSFHFVVPLTVLGLLYWRRPVHYRWARSALGFATLLALVGFWLYPLAPPRLMPDLGIIDTVHGVQDFSQPDYGTLTALTNQYAAMPSLHFGWSLWCGLVIAIIAPKAWMKALGLLHPLFTVSAIVATGNHWILDAAGGAVVVGAGFGLTYLFQGPRARTVTAAAEKEDEKQVSSEPPVPVKDRTPS; from the coding sequence GTGGCGAATGCGGAACACGGTGGGAGACCGGCCGAGCCCTTCGGGGCGACGGCCGTGGGCGGCACCCGGGCGCGGATGCGGGCGGCACGCCTCGGACTGTGGCTGATCGCCGCCGTCCTCGCGGCACGCCAGGTCGCCCTCGTCCTCACCACCCCCAGCGGCGAACGGCTGACCGACCTGGAGACCTGGGTCGGCCCCGCGGGCGTCCTGCACGTCAGCGGGTCCCTCTACGACTCCACCGAGTTCACCGGCACGCCCTTCGGCGGGCTGGTCCTCAAACCGCTCACCAGATCGGCCGAGGAGACACTCGGCTGGGGCTGGACCTTCGGCACCCTGCTGCTGGTGGTGGCCCTGGCGCTGATCGCCGCCCGCGCGCTGCCCCAGCCGGTCGGCCGGCGCACCGCCCTGCTCGCCGCGCCCGTCGCGGTCAGCCTGCTCATGCTGTCCCTGCCGGTGCGCAACACCCTCTGGCTCGGCCAGACCAGCATCATCCCGGTGCTGCTCGTCCTGCTCGGCTGCTTCGTCGCGCGCGGCCGGCGGGCCGGCGGTGTCCTCGTCGGCGTCGCGGCGGCCCTCCAGCCGACCCTGCTGCTCTTCGCGCCGCTGCTGTGGTTCACCGGCCGTCGGCAGGCCGCCACCACGACGGCCGTCACCTTCGCGTCGGCCACCGCGCTCGCCTGGGCCGCCATGCCCCAGGACTCCACCACCTACTGGGTGCACCACCTGGCGGGCGTCGGTCTCGGCGGCCCCGCCGACGCCCTCGCCAACCAGTCCCTGCACGGCGCCCTGCTCCGCCTCGGTCTCGAAGGCCCGCTGGAGATCGCCGTGTTCCTGCTGCTGGGCGCCGCCGTGGTGGCCCTCGGCATGCGGCGCGCCGTCCGCTACGCCCGCGACGGCCAGCTGCTCCTCGCCGTCGGCATCACCGGGTGCGCCGCCATAGCGGTGTCCCCGACCGCCTGGCAGCACCAGCTGCTCTGGGTGCTGCTCACGGTCGTCGGCCGGGTCGGCAAGCGGGCCCGCGACCGGCTGGTGTGGCCCGTCGCCGTCGTCCTGGTGATGACGCTGCCGGCCAAGATGATGCTGCCGAACATGGCGTTCCTGTACCCGTTGCGCGACAACGTGGTGCTGCTCGCCGCACTGGCCGCCGCCACCGCCGTGCCGTTCCTCGCCCGCACCTCGCCGTACTTCCGCGACCCCGAGCCGACGCCGTACGCCCCGCCCGTGCCGGCCCGGTTCGCGTTCGTGCCGCTGCTGCCGTTCCTGCGCCGGGTGCTGATCCGCCCCAACCTGCTGCTGGAACTGCTGCTCATCCGCGTCACCTACGCCGGCTACGCCAAGGTGCGCCTCGCCGCGACGGGCGGCAGCAACTCGGCGGGCCGGGCCCGCGCCGAGGAGCACGGCCGGCAGATCCTCGACTTCGAACGCGTCCTGCACCTGGACATCGAGCACGCGGTCAACCACGCCGTGGTGAAGGTCGGCTGGCTGCGGGAGTTCTTCGACTTCTACTACACGTCGTTCCACTTCGTGGTGCCGCTGACCGTCCTCGGCCTGCTCTACTGGCGCCGCCCCGTCCACTACCGCTGGGCGCGCTCCGCCCTGGGCTTCGCCACGCTGCTCGCCCTGGTGGGCTTCTGGCTCTACCCGCTCGCCCCGCCTCGCCTGATGCCGGACCTGGGGATCATCGACACGGTCCACGGCGTCCAGGACTTCTCCCAGCCCGACTACGGCACGCTCACCGCGCTCACCAACCAGTACGCGGCGATGCCGTCGCTGCACTTCGGCTGGTCGCTGTGGTGCGGCCTGGTGATCGCGATCATCGCGCCCAAGGCGTGGATGAAGGCCCTCGGCCTGCTGCACCCGCTGTTCACGGTCTCCGCGATCGTCGCCACCGGCAACCACTGGATCCTGGACGCGGCCGGCGGCGCGGTCGTCGTCGGCGCGGGCTTCGGCCTGACCTACCTGTTCCAGGGCCCGCGCGCCCGTACGGTCACGGCGGCCGCGGAGAAGGAGGACGAGAAGCAGGTCAGCAGCGAGCCTCCGGTTCCGGTGAAGGACCGTACTCCGAGCTGA
- a CDS encoding transglycosylase SLT domain-containing protein, translating to MSAASFLRSVATPKKAIAGAALTAATCGTLIAAAPAHAAPTAAPTAASAQATAKKMIGNSAEFQCFSKIVSHESGWNPQATNASSGAYGLVQALPASKMSSAGSDWKTNPATQIKWGLDYMKDRYGSACDAWSFWQANNWY from the coding sequence GTGTCCGCCGCTTCCTTCCTCCGCTCCGTCGCCACCCCGAAGAAGGCCATCGCCGGCGCCGCCCTCACGGCCGCCACCTGCGGCACGCTGATCGCCGCCGCGCCCGCGCATGCCGCGCCCACGGCGGCCCCCACCGCCGCCTCGGCCCAGGCGACCGCGAAGAAGATGATCGGCAACTCGGCCGAGTTCCAGTGCTTCTCGAAGATCGTCTCGCACGAGAGCGGCTGGAACCCGCAGGCCACCAACGCCTCCAGCGGCGCCTACGGCCTGGTCCAGGCGCTCCCGGCCTCGAAGATGTCCTCGGCCGGCTCCGACTGGAAGACCAACCCGGCCACCCAGATCAAGTGGGGCCTGGACTACATGAAGGACCGTTACGGCAGCGCCTGTGACGCCTGGTCCTTCTGGCAGGCCAACAACTGGTACTGA
- a CDS encoding MFS transporter produces the protein MSTVPVAPHPVVPGPGSPASGKAGPAQAPDPAVGPPTLTDPALVRRAVKAAALGNAMEWFDFGVYSYIAVTLGKVFFPSGNPTAQLLSTFGAFAAAFLVRPLGGMVFGPLGDRVGRQKVLALTMIMMAAGTFAIGLIPSYAAIGVGAPILLLAARLVQGFSTGGEYAGASTFIAEYAPDKRRGFLGSWLEFGTLAGYIGGAGLVTLMTALLSTDDLLSWGWRIPFLIAGPMGIIGLYLRMRLEETPAFAAEVAKAGTGRPKVPLREMVTGQWRALLLCVGLVLVFNVTDYMLLSYMPSYLTSELGYDATHGLVVVLGVMVLMMIVQPFAGALTDRVGRRPVIAAGCAGFLALSVPALLLIRDGSLLAVAVGMGALGMLLVCFTAAMPSALPALFPTRVRYGSLSIGFNVSVSLFGGTTPLVVTALIGVTGDVMMPAYYMMAAAVVGGFAVWRMAESAGRPLPGSAPSLEPGTQAERV, from the coding sequence TTGTCGACTGTCCCGGTCGCCCCTCACCCCGTCGTCCCCGGTCCCGGCTCTCCCGCGTCCGGGAAGGCCGGTCCCGCACAGGCACCCGACCCCGCCGTCGGCCCCCCGACCCTCACCGACCCCGCGCTCGTCCGGCGCGCCGTCAAGGCGGCCGCGCTCGGCAACGCGATGGAGTGGTTCGACTTCGGTGTCTACAGCTACATCGCCGTCACCCTGGGCAAGGTCTTCTTCCCTTCGGGGAACCCCACCGCCCAGCTGCTGTCCACGTTCGGCGCCTTCGCCGCGGCCTTCCTGGTCCGCCCGCTCGGCGGCATGGTCTTCGGCCCGCTCGGCGACCGCGTGGGCCGGCAGAAGGTCCTCGCCCTCACGATGATCATGATGGCGGCGGGCACCTTCGCCATCGGTCTGATCCCCTCCTACGCCGCGATCGGCGTGGGCGCCCCGATCCTGCTGCTCGCGGCCCGTCTGGTGCAGGGCTTCTCCACCGGCGGCGAGTACGCCGGGGCCTCCACCTTCATCGCCGAGTACGCCCCCGACAAACGGCGCGGCTTCCTCGGCAGCTGGCTGGAGTTCGGCACGCTCGCCGGATACATCGGCGGTGCGGGCCTGGTCACCCTGATGACGGCACTGCTGTCCACGGACGACCTGCTCTCCTGGGGCTGGCGCATCCCGTTCCTGATCGCCGGTCCGATGGGCATCATCGGCCTGTACCTGCGCATGCGCCTCGAGGAGACGCCCGCGTTCGCGGCCGAGGTCGCCAAGGCCGGGACCGGGCGCCCGAAGGTGCCGCTGCGCGAGATGGTCACCGGCCAGTGGCGCGCGCTGCTGCTGTGCGTGGGCCTGGTGCTGGTCTTCAACGTCACCGACTACATGCTGCTGTCGTACATGCCGAGCTACCTCACCAGCGAGCTGGGCTACGACGCGACGCACGGCCTGGTCGTCGTGCTCGGCGTGATGGTCCTGATGATGATCGTCCAGCCGTTCGCCGGCGCGCTGACCGACCGGGTCGGCCGCCGTCCGGTGATCGCGGCCGGCTGCGCCGGGTTCCTGGCGCTGTCCGTTCCGGCGCTGCTGCTGATCCGCGACGGCTCGCTGCTCGCGGTCGCCGTCGGCATGGGCGCGCTCGGCATGCTGCTGGTCTGCTTCACCGCCGCGATGCCGTCCGCGCTGCCCGCGCTGTTCCCCACCCGGGTCCGCTACGGCTCGCTGTCGATCGGCTTCAACGTCTCGGTGTCCCTGTTCGGCGGCACGACCCCGCTGGTGGTCACGGCCCTGATCGGCGTCACCGGCGACGTGATGATGCCCGCCTACTACATGATGGCGGCCGCCGTGGTCGGCGGCTTCGCGGTGTGGCGCATGGCCGAGTCGGCGGGCCGTCCGCTGCCCGGCTCGGCGCCCTCGCTGGAGCCCGGGACACAGGCGGAACGGGTCTGA
- a CDS encoding GNAT family N-acetyltransferase — protein sequence MTWTVVPEQPGSPVASALWRAYYTEVSDRWYLLHEGRRTDPEELEREVAAESGADLAPPRGRLLVARYAGEPAGCAGVRLPPGGPAELTRVFVHERMRGRGGAALLVRAAEDVARAAGARAIVLDTRGDLVEARALYSRLGYRETAPHNTAPYAEHWFAKRLG from the coding sequence ATGACCTGGACCGTCGTACCGGAACAGCCCGGCTCGCCCGTCGCCTCGGCGCTCTGGCGGGCGTACTACACGGAGGTCAGCGACCGCTGGTACCTGCTGCACGAGGGCCGCCGTACCGACCCGGAGGAGCTGGAGCGGGAGGTCGCCGCCGAGTCGGGCGCCGATCTCGCCCCGCCCCGGGGCCGGCTGCTGGTCGCCCGGTACGCGGGCGAGCCGGCCGGCTGCGCGGGCGTACGGCTGCCGCCCGGCGGGCCCGCCGAGCTGACCCGGGTGTTCGTGCACGAGCGGATGCGCGGCCGGGGCGGCGCGGCCCTGCTGGTGCGGGCGGCCGAGGACGTGGCCCGCGCCGCCGGCGCCCGTGCCATCGTGCTCGACACGCGGGGCGACCTGGTCGAGGCGCGGGCGCTGTACTCCCGCCTCGGCTACCGCGAGACCGCGCCCCACAACACGGCCCCCTACGCCGAGCACTGGTTCGCCAAGCGGCTCGGCTGA
- a CDS encoding DUF397 domain-containing protein: MEINWRKSSYSGDQGGNCVEVAAIHSTTVAVRDSKNPQGPMLTLRPGAFAAFLSWTTTAQSPR; this comes from the coding sequence ATGGAGATCAACTGGCGTAAGTCCAGCTACAGCGGTGACCAGGGCGGGAACTGCGTCGAGGTCGCCGCGATCCACAGCACGACCGTCGCCGTACGGGACTCGAAGAACCCGCAAGGGCCGATGCTCACCCTCCGGCCCGGTGCCTTCGCGGCCTTCCTGTCCTGGACCACGACCGCACAGTCACCCCGGTGA
- a CDS encoding ATP-binding protein, which translates to MNEHIALTVLTPRCDRYAMRLTVGEHSARHVRRIVRSLLREWETEEVSDAVELGVTELLANVVRHVPGRRCALLVLRRPLGVRVEVADGSDQVPCVPDDLAPDAEHGRGLVLLAAVSDAWGVEPGERGGKTVWFECAREPHT; encoded by the coding sequence GTGAACGAACACATTGCCCTCACCGTCCTCACCCCGCGCTGCGACCGTTACGCGATGCGACTCACCGTGGGTGAGCACTCGGCGCGGCATGTCCGCCGCATCGTGCGGTCGTTGCTGCGCGAGTGGGAGACGGAGGAGGTGTCCGACGCCGTGGAACTCGGCGTGACCGAACTGCTCGCCAACGTCGTCCGCCATGTCCCGGGCCGCCGTTGCGCCCTGCTGGTGCTGCGCCGGCCGCTGGGGGTCCGCGTGGAGGTGGCGGACGGTAGCGATCAAGTGCCGTGCGTACCGGACGACTTGGCGCCCGACGCGGAACACGGCCGCGGACTCGTGCTGCTGGCCGCGGTGAGCGACGCGTGGGGTGTGGAGCCCGGGGAGCGGGGCGGGAAGACCGTGTGGTTCGAGTGCGCCCGGGAGCCGCACACCTGA
- a CDS encoding maleylpyruvate isomerase N-terminal domain-containing protein, translating into MTEFSRSWSALLRVVSDVPDEDFDQPSGCRGWLVRDLVCHLVIDAQDVLITLVTPADTAPTADATTYWDLVGPPTGDDPLDALIPRLAAAYGDPALLKFHLDDVGAAAGRAAELADPAARVSTKGKVLTAGDYLAAYVLEWTLHHLDLIARLPSAPRPPAESLAAARTALERIAGARFPGELSDTDALLIGTGRRTPTADETAALGGLGERLPLILG; encoded by the coding sequence GTGACGGAGTTCTCCCGCTCCTGGAGCGCACTGCTCCGCGTCGTTTCCGACGTCCCGGACGAGGACTTCGACCAGCCCTCGGGCTGTCGCGGCTGGCTGGTGCGGGACCTCGTCTGTCATCTCGTCATCGACGCGCAGGACGTCCTCATCACGCTCGTCACCCCCGCCGACACCGCACCCACCGCGGACGCGACGACGTACTGGGACCTCGTCGGACCGCCGACCGGCGACGACCCGCTGGACGCGCTGATCCCGCGCCTGGCCGCCGCGTACGGCGACCCCGCGCTGCTGAAGTTCCACCTGGACGACGTGGGGGCCGCGGCCGGGCGGGCCGCCGAACTGGCCGATCCCGCCGCCCGGGTGAGCACCAAGGGCAAGGTGCTGACCGCAGGCGACTACCTCGCGGCGTACGTCCTCGAATGGACCCTGCACCACCTCGACCTGATCGCCCGCCTGCCGTCGGCGCCGAGGCCCCCGGCCGAGAGCCTCGCGGCGGCCCGTACGGCGCTGGAGCGGATCGCGGGGGCCCGGTTCCCGGGCGAACTGTCCGACACGGACGCCCTGCTCATCGGGACGGGCAGGCGTACGCCCACCGCCGACGAGACCGCCGCGCTGGGCGGCCTCGGCGAGCGGCTTCCGCTGATTCTGGGCTGA
- a CDS encoding FHA domain-containing protein: protein MLELTMAAVSAAEAGATAGMLMADAPSEPGAVLRVGRDTSLCRLSTPDDWLFVSRVHLEFQCGQDGTWHLTWLRGSLPEPSSEVRLTVGEFAHPVAYGGSVALPRGGSGEVVIQDRTAPRSVNVGFYHEV, encoded by the coding sequence GTGCTCGAACTCACCATGGCCGCGGTGTCCGCGGCGGAAGCGGGCGCCACGGCCGGGATGCTCATGGCCGACGCGCCCAGCGAGCCGGGCGCGGTGCTGCGGGTGGGCCGGGACACGTCCCTGTGCCGGCTGTCGACGCCGGACGACTGGCTGTTCGTCTCCCGCGTGCACCTGGAGTTCCAGTGCGGCCAGGACGGCACCTGGCACCTGACCTGGCTGCGCGGCTCGCTGCCCGAGCCGTCGTCCGAGGTGCGGCTGACCGTCGGGGAGTTCGCCCATCCGGTCGCCTACGGCGGCAGCGTGGCGCTGCCCCGGGGCGGCAGCGGCGAGGTCGTGATCCAGGACCGCACCGCCCCGCGCAGCGTCAACGTCGGCTTCTACCACGAGGTGTGA
- a CDS encoding O-methyltransferase, translated as MSEARLWHAVDEYFTGRLLGDDPDEALAAALRDSDAAGLPAIAVSPLQGKLLQLLAQLQGARTILEIGTLGGYSTIWLGRALPADGRLVSLEYDPRHAEVAVRNLARAGLGERTEVRVGPALESLPKLADEQPPPFDLVFIDADKVNNPHYVEWALRLTAAGSLIVLDNVVRGGRVADPANDDPDVVGTRAALELFGTHPRLSATALQTVGDKDYDGFALARVVA; from the coding sequence ATGAGCGAGGCACGGCTCTGGCACGCGGTGGACGAGTACTTCACCGGCCGGCTCCTGGGCGACGACCCCGACGAGGCCCTGGCGGCGGCGCTGCGCGACAGCGACGCCGCCGGTCTCCCGGCCATCGCCGTCTCACCGCTCCAGGGCAAGCTCCTCCAGCTCCTCGCCCAGCTCCAGGGCGCCCGGACGATCCTGGAGATCGGCACCCTCGGCGGCTACAGCACCATCTGGCTGGGCCGCGCCCTGCCCGCCGACGGGCGGCTGGTGTCCCTGGAGTACGACCCCCGGCACGCCGAGGTGGCGGTCCGCAACCTCGCCCGCGCCGGTCTCGGCGAGCGAACCGAGGTGCGGGTGGGCCCGGCGCTGGAGTCGCTGCCGAAGCTCGCGGACGAGCAGCCGCCGCCGTTCGACCTGGTGTTCATCGACGCCGACAAGGTGAACAACCCGCACTACGTCGAGTGGGCGCTGCGGCTGACGGCCGCGGGCAGCCTGATCGTCCTCGACAACGTCGTGCGGGGCGGGCGGGTGGCCGACCCCGCGAACGACGATCCGGACGTGGTGGGCACCCGCGCCGCCCTGGAGCTGTTCGGAACGCATCCGCGGCTGAGCGCCACGGCGCTGCAGACGGTCGGCGACAAGGACTACGACGGTTTCGCGCTGGCGCGCGTGGTGGCGTGA